One segment of Drosophila mauritiana strain mau12 chromosome 3R, ASM438214v1, whole genome shotgun sequence DNA contains the following:
- the LOC117145731 gene encoding eukaryotic translation initiation factor 2D: protein MFLKPYRPKSSAALKGSDSKRFRQRVEAAFPHVSVDQLVPAKAAVTQVKILTHGGVQSVVYCVDKLPLFFELDGGQLVPTLYTLWIVPDILPYFTTHEGVLPKLTNGADLMLPGVVPLGVGLSMYGHFKKGQLMAVNLTNNKSAVGVGQLSRSSDDLYMCGGHGVAIKMLHLFGDKLWSHEPSLVQQIPLVKTKALSGEDFPALGSEAERRKAASPATPAPVSFASVAQTEELETETAAMTLESQEDPEFDEEAAEEVSPELILKNAFLSALKNNGKKLPLPLLTSNFYRLYVVTEATEQIDLKKTRYKKLSNFLAEMVDQGFIVVREESKGVDKITSVDLEHPEVVNFITDVKAGEANGAASETPLFHSELKEMYVVTDVTAAFFTKLNYKRGEGIPAGQIKKIVREYVSKHGLLHPLTKLVRPDDTLIELYGNREASLSEMCSLITSKMEHSYQMCSGKDTSGKPLIQMSLATRSGNKKVTLVSNIEAYGIILAEFIKLCKQGAAASTSVVKLPHQKHEQLQIQGNQVRFVHTLLTETYKVPPKCILGLELAKDGKKNKKK, encoded by the exons ATGTTTCTCAAGCCGTACAGACCCAAGAGCAGTGCTGCCCTCAAGGGATCCGATAGCAAGAGGTTCCGGCAGCGCGTGGAGGCGGCGTTCCCCCATGTGTCCGTGGATCAGCTGGTGCCGGCGAAGGCGGCGGTGACCCAGGTGAAGATCCTCACGCACGGCGGAGTTCAGAGCGTGGTGTACTGCGTCGACAAGCTGCCGTTGTTCTTCGAGCTGGACGGCGGTCAACTGGTGCCCACCCTGTACACCCTGTGGATCGTTCCGGACATCCTGCCCTATTTCACCACCCACGAGGGTGTGCTGCCCAAGCTGACGAACGGAGCGGACCTCATGCTGCCCGGAGTGGTGCCCCTGGGCGTGGGACTGAGCATGTACGGGCACTTCAAAAAGGGACAGTTGA TGGCCGTAAACCTCACAAACAACAAATCTGCTGTGGGCGTGGGGCAGTTGTCTCGCTCTAGCGATGATCTGTACATGTGCGGAGGTCACGGTGTGGCCATCAAGATGCTCCACCTCTTTGGGGACAAGCTCTGGTCGCATGAGCCCAGTCTGGTGCAGCAAATCCCGCTGGTCAAGACAAAGGCCTTGTCTGGCGAGGATTTCCCTGCTCTTGGGTCTGAGGCGGAAAGGAGAAAGGCCGCCAGCCCAGCTACTCCCGCTCCTGTGTCCTTCGCTTCCGTGGCACAAACAGAGGAACTGGAAACGGAAACTGCTGCTATGACCTTGGAAAGCCAGGAAGACCCCGAGTTCGACGAAGAAGCCGCGGAGGAAGTGTCACCGGAACTTATACTCAAGAACGCCTTCCTCTCCGCCTTGAAAAACAATGGAAAGAAGCTGCCCCTGCCTCTGCTGACGAGCAATTTCTACAGACTCTATGTGGTCACGGAGGCCACGGAACAAATCGACCTAAAGAAGACGCGCTACAAAAAGCTCTCCAACTTCCTGGCCGAAATGGTGGACCAGGGCTTCATTGTGGTGCGGGAGGAGAGCAAGGGAGTGGATAAGATCACATCTGTGGACCTGGAACACCCCGAAGTGGTGAACTTTATAACCGATGTCAAGGCAGGCGAAGCCAATGGAGCGGCGTCCGAAACGCCCCTCTTCCACTCCGAGCTCAAGGAGATGTACGTAGTGACCGATGTCACGGCAGCCTTCTTCACCAAGCTAAATTACAAGCGGGGCGAGGGAATCCCGGCGGGTCAGATCAAGAAGATTGTGCGGGAGTACGTGAGCAAACATGGTCTCCTCCATCCGCTGACCAAGCTGGTGCGCCCCGACGACACTCTGATCGAGCTGTATGGAAACAGGGAGGCTTCGCTAAGCGAGATGTGCTCCCTCATCACCAGCAAGATGGAGCACTCCTATCAGATGTGCAGTGGCAAAGACACGAGCGGCAAGCCCCTCATCCAGATGTCCCTGGCCACGCGATCGGGCAACAAGAAGGTGACGCTGGTCAGCAACATCGAGGCGTACGGCATCATCCTGGCCGAGTTCATCAAGCTGTGCAAGCAGGGTGCCGCCGCCAGCACCAGTGTGGTGAAACTGCCGCACCAGAAACACGAGCAGCTGCAGATCCAGGGCAACCAGGTGCGATTTGTGCACACGCTGCTCACGGAAACGTACAAGGTGCCGCCCAAGTGCATCCTGGGTCTGGAactggccaaggacggcaaaAAGAATAAGAAGAAGTGA
- the LOC117145733 gene encoding histone RNA hairpin-binding protein gives MLCEDQHMSVENTPQKGSGSLNSSASSISIDMKPTMQSWAQEVRAEFGHSDEASSSLNSSAVSCGSLAKKETSDGNLECKEGEGREMAFEFLDGVNEVKFERLVKEEKLKTPYKRRHSFTPPSNENSRSNSPNSSNSSANGDAAAPKGGNNQHSRNANKSGYFRAHKEEKRVRHNSYTSSTSSSSSYTEADPAILSRRQKQIDYGKNTAAYERYVEMVPKAERTRDHPRTPNKHGKYSRRAFDGLVKIWRKSLHIYDPPTQARGTARDSNSDSDSD, from the exons ATGCTCTGCGAGGATCAGCACATGTCCGTGGAGAACACACCGCAGAAAGGCTCCGGCAGCCTGAATTCCTCAGCATCCTCAATTTCGATCGATATGAAGCCAACCATGCAGAGCTGGGCCCAGGAGGTCCGCGCGGAGTTTGGCCACAGTGACGAG GCCTCCAGCTCCCTGAATAGCAGCGCTGTCAGCTGCGGTTCCTTGGCCAAAAAGGAGACATCCGATGGTAATCTTGAGTGCAAAGAGGGCGAGGGCCGGGAGATGGCTTTTGAATTCCTGGATGGCGTCAACGAGGTAAAGTTCGAGCGCCTGGTCAAGGAGGAGAAGCTAAAGACGCCCTACAAGCGCCGACACTCGTTTACGCCGCCCAGCAACGAGAACAGTCGCTCCAACAGTCCGAACAGCAGCAACTCCTCGGCCAACGGAGATGCAGCTGCGCCCAAAGGCGGCAACAATCAGCATTCGAGGAACGCAAACAAGTCTGGCTACTTCAGGGCCCACAAGGAGGAGAAACGGGTGCGCCACAACAGCTACACGTCCTCCAcatcatcctcctcctcctacACCGAAGCCGATCCCGCCATCCTAAGTCGCAGGCAGAAGCAAATAGATTACGGAAAGAATACTGCCGCCTACGAGCGCTATGTGGAAATGGTGCCGAAGGCCGAGCGGACTCGCGATCATCCGCGCACCCCGAACAAGCACGGAAAGTACAGCCGCCGCGCCTTCGATGGTCTCGTGAAGATCTGGCGCAAAAGCCTCCACATCTACGATCCACCTACCCAAGCGCGCGGCACAGCCAGGGACAGCAATTCCGACTCGGATTCGGACTAG
- the LOC117145735 gene encoding phosphoglycerate mutase 1: MGGKYKIVMVRHGESEWNQKNQFCGWYDANLSEKGQEEALAAGKAVKEAGLEFDVAHTSVLTRAQVTLASILKASGHKEIPIQKTWRLNERHYGGLTGLNKAETAAKYGEAQVQIWRRSFDTPPPPMEPGHPYYENIVKDPRYAEGPKPEEFPQFESLKLTIERTLPYWNDVIIPQMKEGKRILIAAHGNSLRGIVKHLDNLSEDAIMALNLPTGIPFVYELDENFKPVVSMQFLGDEETVKKAIEAVAAQGKAK; the protein is encoded by the exons ATGGGCGGCAAGTACAAGATCGTGATGGTGCGCCACGGCGAGTCCGAGTGGAACCAGAAGAATCAGTTCTGCGGCTGGTACGACGCCAACCTCAGCGAAAAGG GTCAGGAGGAGGCTCTAGCCGCCGGCAAGGCCGTCAAGGAGGCCGGCCTGGAGTTCGATGTGGCCCACACCTCGGTGCTGACCCGCGCCCAGGTGACGCTGGCTAGCATCCTGAAGGCCAGTGGCCACAAGGAGATCCCCATCCAGAAGACCTGGCGCCTGAACGAGCGCCACTACGGTGGACTCACTGGCCTGAACAAGGCCGAGACCGCCGCCAAGTACGGCGAGGCCCAGGTGCAGATCTGGCGTCGCAGCTTCGACACCCCGCCACCACCGATGGAGCCGGGCCATCCGTACTACGAGAACATCGTGAAGGATCCCCGCTACGCCGAGGGTCCCAAGCCGGAGGAGTTCCCCCAGTTCGAGTCTCTCAAGCTGACCATCGAGCGCACACTGCCCTACTGGAACGACGTCATCATTCCCCAGATGAAGGAGGGCAAGCGCATCCTGATCGCCGCCCACGGCAACAGCCTCCGTGGCATCGTCAAGCATTTAGACA ACCTCTCTGAGGACGCCATCATGGCCCTGAACCTGCCCACGGGCATTCCGTTCGTCTACGAGCTGGACGAGAACTTCAAGCCGGTGGTGTCGATGCAGTTCCTCGGCGACGAGGAGACCGTGAAGAAGGCCATCGAGGCCGTTGCCGCCCAGGGCAAGGCCAAGTAA